The following is a genomic window from Flavobacteriales bacterium.
AGGAAGTGGTACCAGATGCCATCGCGGTCGCCGTTCACCATGCGGCCTTCGATCTCCTTGACCCCATTGGGGTGGTACCAGGTGAAGGTGCCATCGCCCAGGCCGCGCACGTAGGTGCCGCGATGCTTCACCTGTCCCCCGGGGAAGAACTGCTCGTGCACCCCATCCTGCGCCCCGTTCGCATAGGTGGCCCGTTCGGCCAGGGTGCCGTCATCGAACCAGATGAGCTGCTCGCCATGCTGCAGGCCCTTCAGCCAGCTCTCGCTGGAGCGCTTGCGGCCGTCAGGCCCGAAGTAGGTCCAGATGCTGTCCTTGTCCTGGCCCACATAGCGACCCTCGGCCATCAACCGGCCGTTCGGGTGATAGTGGCGCGCATGGGCCGCCGTTCCATCGGCATCATGGTCCACGATGCTCTCCACCGCGCCGGTGGTGGCGAAGTAGGTGAAGGACCCGACAGGCCGGTCGTCCTTGAACTGGCCGGAATAGCGCAGCTGCGGACTGTCGGCCCAGGTGCGGGCCCAGGGCCCCTGCTTGCGTCCCTGCGCATAGGTGCGGTTCGGCGCAGGGGATTGAGCGGCCAGGCTTCCGGCCACCAACAAAGGCGGCAACGCGCGTAGAGCGAGGGATCGCATGCGGCAAAGATACCCACGTCTGCCCGGCGGCTTCCGCTGAACGGGGGCCGCTATCTTCGGCCGCGGATGACCCTCTTCAGAACGGATTGCCGGCACTTCAGGGGCGATGTACCATGCAAGCCCCACAAGCGGCACGGCGTGCACTGTGCGGACTGCACGCATTACGACCCCATCCGCCAGCGTGTGCTGATCATCAAGCTCGGTGCGCTGGGCGATGTCGTGCGCACCACGCCCCTGTTAACACCCCTCCGCGAGCGGTTCCCGCAGGCCGAGATCCATTGGTTGACGCTCAGCCCCGAGATCCTGCCGGCCTCGGTGGACCTGAAGCTGCCCTTCGACCTGGCCTCGCTGCTGGTGATCGAGGAAACGACCTACGACTACGCCATCAACCTGGACAAGGACCGCGAGGCCTGCGCACTGATGGCGCGGGTGAAGGCCGACGAGAAGCACGGCTTCACCTGGAAGGACGGGCGCTGTGCCCCGGTGGATGAGCGAGCACTGCACAAGTTCGGCACCGGCGTGTTCGATGACCTGAGCCGGGCGAACACCCTGAGCTACCTGCAGGAGATCTTCGCCATCGCGGACTTCAGCTTCCAGGGCGAGGAGTATGTGCTGGACAACCATGCCGCCGGGCGACGGGCGTGGGACATCGACCGCGCGCGGCACGTGGTGGGGCTGAACACCGGATGCGGCGGGCGCTGGACCAGCCGCCTGTGGAGCGAGGACCGGTGGACCGAGCTTGCCAGGGGATTGAAGCGCGACGGCTATGAGGTGGTGCTGCTGGGCGGCCCGCCGGAGCATGAGCGCAACCTGCGCATCGCGGCGGCGAGCGGGGCCACCTACTTCGGGCATTTCGACCTACAGCTCTTCATCGACCTGCTGGACCAGTGCGACACGGTGGTGACGCAGGTGACCATGGCCATGCACCTGGCGCTGGGCCGCCACAAGAACCTGGTGCTGATGAACAACATCTTCAACCGGCACGAGTTCGAGCTGTACGGTCGGGGCAGCGTGGTGGAGCCGAGCACGGGCTGCGAGTGCTTCTACGCGCCGCGGTGCCGACGGCTGGACAAGGGCGGGCATGCCTGCATGGACGACATCAGCGCCGAACGGGTGCACGACGCGGTCCGTGCCTGCCGGCCACATCGGGACCTCGGGGCCTGAGCGCCACGCATGCGCATCACCTACCTCAGCACCTTCTTTCCGCTCCGCGGTGGCATCGCCCACTTCAACGAGCGGTTCGCGGCCGAGCTGCTGGGCCGGGGCCATACTGTGCGGGCGATCACCTTCAGCCGCCAGTATCCCAAGCTGCTCTTCCCGGGCAAGACGCAGGAAGAGACCGGTGGTGCGGCAGGAGCGGCGCCGATCGCAGCGGAAGTGCGGGTGGACAGCATCGGCCCCTGGAGCTGGTGGCGCACCGGTCGGTCCATCCGCCAGGATGCGCCGGACGTGCTGCTCTTCAAGTACTGGATCAGCTTCTTCGCCCCGTGCTTCTGGGCCATCGCGCTGCTGGCCCGGGGCAACCGTCGCACCCGCGCCGTTTATGTGGTGGACAACTTCATCCCGCACGAGAACAGGCCGGGGGAGCGCCTTCTGCGGTGGCTGGCCTTCCGCCGCGTGGACGGCTGCCTGGTGATGAGCGAGGCCGTGGAGAAGGACATTCGCGCCGCCCACCCACGGCTGCCGATCGTGCGGTCGCCCCATCCGATCTACGACAACTTCGGCGCCATGCAGGACAAGGGGGAGGCACGCCGCCGGTTGAAGCTGCCGGAGGACGCGGTGGTCGCGCTCTTCTTCGGGTACATCCGTCCGTACAAGGGGCTCGACCTGCTCATCGAGGCCTTTCCGGCGATGGCCGAGCTGGACCCCCGCCTGCATCTGGTGATCGCTGGGGAGTGCTATGAGGATGAGCAGCGGTACAGGGATCTGGTGAAGGCGAGCCCGGTGGCCGGACGCATCCACTACTTCGGCGACTACATCCCCAACGATGCGGTGGCCACCTACTTCAGCGCCGCGGACGTGCTGGTGCTCCCCTACCGCACCGCGACCCAGTCCGGCATCGTGCAGATCGCCTATCACTTCGAGCGGCCCTGCATCGTGAGCGATGTGGGCGGCTTGGGCGAGGTGGTCGTTGACGGGGCCACGGGTTACGTGGTGCCGGCCACGGGCGGGGACGCCCTGGTGGAGGGAATGCGGCGCTACCTCAACGGACCGAAGGACATGCGCCAGGCGATCCGGCAGGAGCGCCGCAAGTATGCGTGGGACGCGTTCGCCGAAGCGCTGGAGCGGCTGGCCACGCTTATCCGCTGAGCGGCCGACATCACGATGCCGGGACCGACCGGCGTAACCACACGGTCCGTCGATCGTTGAACGGGGCGATCGTTCGCGGTCCTTACCTTCAACCCCGCAAGGAATTACGATGGTGCTGCTACCGGCCGTCCTGGCATTGTTATTCCCTTCGGCCACTGCCGCCGAGACCGCTTCCGCTCGCACGGGTGCCGACATTCATCATGCGGTGGACGAAGTCGTGGAGCTTCACCGGTCCTCTGGCCTGGAAGGGCTACTGGCCTTGGACGCCTTCCGCAGCGCCTATGAGCAAGCGTGCGGCCAGGCCCCGGACGCGCGTGTCCTGGCCATCGCCGACATGTCCCGGCCCTCGACCGAGAAACGCCTCGTCGTCATCGACCTCATCACAGGCCGCACCTTGCTGCATACCTACGTGGCCCACGGACAGGGCACCGGGGAGTTGATGGCCGAGGTGTTCGGCAACGAGGAGGGCTCGCACCGCACCAGCCTGGGCCTGTACCGGGTGGGGACCGAGATCGTCAGTCCGAAGCACGGGCAGGCCTTGCTTCTCCATGGACTGGACAAGGGGGTGAATGACCGGGCCTTGGAACGGGAGATCATCATGCACGGCGCGGATTACGTGAGCGAGGCCTTCATCGCTGAACATGGCCGCCTGGGCCGCAGCTGGGGGTGCCCGGCCGTACCGCGCAACACCATGTCGGACCTGGTGCGTCTGCTCGCGGATGGCGGGCTCCTGTACGTGCACCACCCGATGGCCGGTGCCCTGGCCGCGGCCCGATGATCTCACCCGGATCCGGAGGTTCGCTGGTCATCGGCATGGCGCTGCTGTGCTGCGGCGCTTGCGAAGTGGTGCAAGTGCCCTCGGTGAGCGCCGAGGAGGAGGCACGCACCATCAACGCCGTCTTCGAATCGCCCCAGGACTACACCGTGCGCCAGCTCCTGGCCGTCGAGCTCGACAGCTTCCTGCTGGCGCATCCTGAGCACGCGGTGGATTCCACCGCGATCCGCGCGTTCTATCGCCGCCGCAACTGGCAGTATGCCTGGTTCATCAACGACTCCCTCTCGTCCGCCGCGGGCAACTTCCTCAACCTGGTGGCCGCGAACGACAGCGTGCTCCAACGGGCCTTCTCGCATGACGCCCTTCACGCGCTGGTGGACCGGATCGGCGACCGGCGGGACAGCATGCCCCTGACGCCCACCTTCATGCGGCACGTGGAGCTCTCGCTCACAGCGCAGTTCTTCCGCTTCGCCGACAGCAAGTACAGCGGGCTGGTGCAGCGCGACCTCCGTGAGCTGGACTGGTTCATCCCGCGCCGCAAGAAGGACCTGGCGCAGCTGCTGGACTCCCTGGTGGCCGGCCGCATGGACCTGTCACCCATCGAGCCGTTGCACCCGCAGTACATGGCCCTCAAGCGTCACCTTCCCGCGTTGTACGGCCTGCGTTGGATGGATCGGTTGCCGCGCGTCGACCTCGGCACGCGGCGCAAGCTCGAGCCTGGTGACCGGGACAGTGCAGTGGTGCTGATCCGCGAACGGCTGTCGGCCCTGGGCGACCTCACCTGGTATGACCTGAGCGCCGCAAAGGAGCCAGCTCTGTATGACAGCACGCTGGAGTCCGCCGTGAAGGTCTTCCAAGGCCGGAACGGACTGCTGCCGGACGGAGTGATCGGCAAGGGGTTCATGGCCCAACTGAACACCCGGGTGGCGGATCGGATCCGCACCGTGCTGGTGAACATGGAACGGTTGCGGTGGGTGCCCGAACGAACCGCACCCGACATGCTGCTGGTGAACATCCCCGAGTTCCGTTTGCACGTGCACGAAGGGGGCCGGACCATCTGGAGCATGGACGTGGTGGTGGGTGCCGAGGCCACGAGCACCGTGGTCTTCACCGACTCCTTGTCACGGATCGTGTTCAGCCCAACCTGGTCAGTGCCAACGAGCATCGTGCGCAATGAGGTCCTGCCCGCGATGCGACGGGACCCGGGTTACCTGGCGCGCAAAGGCATGAAACGCGTGGGCGGCAGAGACGCACTTCCACGGATCGTGCAGGAGCCGGGGCCGGGCAATGCGCTCGGGCGGGTGAAGTTCCTCTTCCCCAACTCCTACAGCATCTACCTGCACGACACCCCCAGCAAGGGGGCCTTCGCGCGGGAGAACCGCGCCCTGAGCCATGGCTGCGTGCGGCTCAGCGACCCCAGGCGATTGGCGGCCTACCTGTTGCGCACCGACACCAGCTGGACGGCTGAGCGCATCGAGGCCGCAATGGACCGAAAGACCGAACTGGGCGTACCTGTGCGGCCGCGCCTTCCGGTGGTCATCGGGTATTTCACCGCATGGGTCGACGAGGACGGACGCTTGAACTTCCGCGACGACATCTACGGCCACGACGCCCGACTGGCACGCGAGCTCTTCAATGAGCCCACACCAGCGGACGAGCACGTGGTCAGCGCGACAGCTGTGGAGGCCGGACCGTAGCCGGATCGACCACCACCACCCGGAAATCATCGCCGCCGAAATAGCCGGCCAGCGTGCGGTTCCAATAGGCGTCCGGGTCGGCGGTGGGCTCAGGGATGCGTAGGCTCCGCAGGGGTTCGGCGAAGATCGGGACCTCCGACAGGGACGACCCGCTCCGTGCACTGAACGTGAGGATGCGGTGCAGATCCGCCGTATGCCGACGGAAGCGCGATGCATCGCCGCTCAGGAGATCATGCGTCACCCAACGGTCGTTGCCCCACAGCAGCAAAGCGGCCAAGCCGGTTCCCATCGCCAGCCCGCGGGTCGTCCTCGTGAGGAGCCAGGCCGGCACACGTCGCCCGCGCATGCGATGTCCCAGGGCCAGGGCCGCCCCGAGCAGGGCGATGAGGAAGGGCCCCAGCACGAAATTGAGCGTTCGGTGCTGCCCCAGCATGCCCATGCTCCAATAAGGCAGCACGGTGCCCACGGCCAGGGCCATGGCCGCCGCGACGAGCCATGGCATCGGTCCTGGGTCCGATCGCACAAGGCGGCCCGGACCTGTGCCTGAGCGACCGACGACCCACGCCAACAGAAGGGCGGCCAACACCCCGGGATCGGTGACCCACACGAGCGCGAACCGGAGCGCCTGTGCGCCGCCCATGCCGAGCGTCAGCAGCAGGTCGTGGCGTTGCGGGAAGTGCATGCTGCGGACGGCATTGCCAGGAGCCAACGCCACCAAGAGCCCACAGCCGACCGCGGCCGCGAGCACCATCCACCGCCAGCCGGGGGGCATACGCCTGTTCGTGGCATCGCTGATGATCCAGGTCGTGTGGCCGACAACAAGAAGCACCATGGCCGTTTCATTGCTGCCGACGGCCGCGATCAGCGAACCGATCGAGATCACCGCTCTGGACCATCCCCAGCCCGTCCGCACCAAGCGGAGCACGGCTCCGACATGCGCAAGAACGAACACCCAAGCCCCCTGGTAGGTCACCGCACCAGTGTACCAGTAGAGCCCTTCTCCCAAGTGAGGCATGGCATGCAGGTGGAGCAGCGCAAAGGCCAGTGCCAGCATCCAACGATCAATACGCCGGGGCACATGGCCCGGGAAGGCCGCTAGCAGCCAAGCGGTGGCCGCGATGCTGAGGATGAGCAGCAGCACCGGTACCAGACGATACAGCGGAAGGCCGGACGGGATGCCCAGGGTCAGCGGTCCGTAGAGGACAAGCGCGTTGCTGAAGTAGCGGCCGTTCCAGGTGTGATGCTCATGCACCAAGCGGTCCCATGGATCGCTGCGGATACCCATGGCCGCGTAACCCCAATCGTCGCCGTAGGGCGCACAGGCGAAGGCCAGCAGCACATACCGGAGCAGAAGAAGGAAGAGGAGAGCGCCGATCAACCTCCGCATGGACCCGGACGACATGGCATGTCCGGTCACAGACCGACCCGATCGTCGATCCGGTGGTGCCCGCGTTCAGGAGCGTTGCGCGCCACCAGTTCGGCCACGAAGCCCACCGTGAAGAGCTGGACCCCGATGACCATGGCCACCAGCGCCACATAGAAAAGGGCGTTATCGGACACCAGGCGTGCAGGCTGATGGTGGAGCACGTGCCACATCTTGTCGCCAACGAGCCAGGCCGTGGCGGTGAACCCGAGCACGAACATCAGTGTGCCCAACGCGCCGAAGAAGTGCATCGGCTTACGCCCGAAACGGAACACGAACCAGATGGTCATCAGGTCCAGGAACCCATTGATGAAGCGATCGAGCCCGAACTTGGTACGACCGAAGCGTCGCGGGTGGTGCTTCACGACCTTCTCGCCGATGCGGGGGAAACCTTCACGCTGGGCGATGAAGGGGATGTAGCGATGCATCTCGCCATACACCTCGATGGACTTCACCACCTGAGCGCGATAGGCCTTCAGCCCGCAGTTGAAGTCGTGCAGGCGCACCCCGCTCACCAGGCGTGTGGCCCAGTTGAACAGCTTGGTGGGGATGGTCTTGCTGAGGGGGTCGTGGCGCACCTTCTTCCATCCGCTCACCAGGTCGTAGCCCTCCTTGTCGATCATGGCATAGAGGGCCGGCACTTCCTCGGGATCGTCCTGGAGGTCGGCATCCATGGTGACCACCACCCTGCCGGTGGCGGCTTTGAAGCCCTCGTTGAGCGCGGGGCTCTTGCCGTAATTGCGCCCCAGGCGGATGCCCTTGACCCTCTTGTCCTGCGCAGCGAGCGACCGAATGACCTGCCAGGATCCGTCCGTGCTTCCGTCATCCACCAGGATCACTTCATAGTCCACGCTCATTGCGCCCAACACAGCATGCAAGCGCTCCGCCAACGGGGTCAGCGATTCATGCTCGTTGAGAAGGGGAACGACGATGGAAAGGTCCATGGAGCGCACAAAGGTGCGCAAACGCCCGGTGCGCCACGGAGCGCTACCTTTGCCCCGGGGCAAGTCTTTCACGACCAGCTCCCGCTGAACCCCCCAGGGCCGGAAGGCAGCAAGGGCAGGCGGTCGTAGCGGTGCGATGGGAGTCGCTTGCCCCACCTATTCGCGTGCCCGGGCCGGTGATCGGACCGGCCTGGGGCACGATCTCAAATGACCGATCAGGCGTTCGTGAAGGTGGTGCTCGTCACCGGCGGCAGCAGCGGCATCGGCGCGGCCATCTGCACGCGGCTGGCCGCGGAAGGGCATCGCGTGTACGGTACAGGGCGGAAGGTGGACCGGCAGCCCCATGGCTATCATCTGGTGGCGATGGATATCACGGACACCGCTTCGGTTCAACGAGGGGTCGAACAAGTGCTCCGCGAAGCGGGCCGCATCGACGTGGTGGTGAACAATGCCGGTCTTGGTATCCAAGGCCCTGCGGAGGACATCGCCCCCGAACTGGCGCTGGAGGTCTTGAACACCAATCTGATGGGTGCGCATCGTGTATGCCAGGCGGTGCTGCCCGGCATGCGCGACCGCCGGCGGGGGCTGGTGATCCACATCACGAGCCTCGCGGCCAACTACGGCCTGCCGTTCCGAGGCTTCTATAGCGCGAGCAAAGCGGCCCTTGAACGCTATGCGGAGGCTCAACGGATGGAACTGGCGCCGTTCGGGGTGCACGTGGTCACCTTGCAACCGGGTGAATACCGCACCGGCATCGCTGCAGCTCGGGCGCGGCCTACCTCCATCGGCGCCCACTATGCCGAAGCCTACCAGCGCGTGATGCAGGTGCTGGATGGCGGCCTGCATTACAGCCGCGACCCTGACGAGGTGGCGGTGAAGGTCTCCAGGCTCATGCAGCGGTCTTCACCGTATGGCGTTCACTTCGCCGCACACGGCGTCCAACGCTTGTCGGTGCTGTTGAAAAAGGTGCTGCCTTCGCGCCTCTTCGAGCGGTTGATGATGCGGCATTACCGCTAGGGAACGGTGATCCGCCGTGCACCGTGGGACCAGGTCCGGCTGTGGAGAACCTCTCCTTCCAGCTGTTCCCCGTCCGTCTACCTTCGGCGCATGAAATTCTTCATCGACACGGCCAGCCTGGCGCAGATCCGGGAGGCCCACGCCTTGGGTGTACTGGACGGGGTGACGACCAACCCGAGCCTGATGGCCAAGGAGGGCATCACAGGCGACGAACAGGTGCTCAAGCATTACGTGGACATCTGCTCGATCGTGGACGGGGATGTGAGCGCCGAGGTGATCAGCACGGACCTGAGCGGCATGTTGGCCGAAGGGGAACGGCTGGCGGCCCTGCACCCCAACATCACCGTGAAGGTGCCCATGACGCGCGATGGAGTGAAGGCGATCAAGACCTTCACCGGCAAGGGGATAAAGACCAACTGCACGCTGGTGTTCAGCGCAGGCCAGGCGTTGCTTGCGGCCAAAGCAGGCGCGACGTACGTATCACCTTTCATCGGTCGACTGGATGATGTGAGCACGGATGGCATTCAGCTCATCGAGCAGATCAGGACGATCTTCGACAACTACGGATCGACCACACAGGTGCTGGCCGCCAGCATCAGGCACCCCATGCACATCGTCCAATGCGCCGAGGTGGGTGCCGATGTGGCCACCTGTCCGCTGAGCGCCATTCTGGCCCTTTTCGACCACCCGCTGACCACGATCGGGCTGGAGAAGTTCCTCGCCGACCACAGGAAGGCCCAGGCGATGCGCTGATCATGCTGCTTCAGATCCACCCCCGCGATCCGGAGCCCAGGAAGGTGCGCACTATCGCCGAGAAGCTGCGCGATGGAGCAGTGGTGGTTTGTCCAACGGACACGGTGTACGCGTTCGTGTGCAGCCCCAAGCACGCCACAGCGATGGAACGCGTGGCCCGGCTGAAGGGGGTGAAGCCCCAGCGCGCCGAACTATCGTTGGTGTGCAAGGACCTCTCGCAGGCCGCATTGTTCGTCCGTCCGATCGATACCGCCACGTTCAGGCTGTTGAAACGCGCCCTACCAGGCCCTTACACCTTCATCCTTCCGGCCGGTGGCGATGCACCGAAACTGTTTCAAACGAACCGGCGGACGATCGGATTCCGCATTCCGGATCATCCGGTGGCGTTGGCCTTGGTAGAGGAATTGGGCCACCCCTTGGTGGCGGCCTCTGTGCACGATCCGGACCACGTGGTGGACTACACCACCGATCCTGAGCGGATCGCGGAGCATTTGGGCCCGCAGGTGGACCTGGTGATCGATGCGGGAATGGGCGGCCTGGTGGGCAGCACCGTGATCGACCTGAGCGGAGAGACCCCGGTGGTGCTTCGGCTGGGAAAGGGCGAAGTGGAGGGGCTGATCTAGGCCCCGGAACGTTCATTCATGCCAGCGGTGGTACCTGGACCAGGACCCTGTCCCCAGCGATGAAGCTGAACTGGAGCCGTTCTGCTTAAGATCCTGGAAGAGGCTGGTGGTTGGATCATCCGAGTGTTGCTTTGCGGTTCACGAAACGTATGCATGGCCATACATATATTTATTACCCTGATTTTCAATACGTTAATGTAAAGTCAGGCTTGACTGACCAATCAATGATGTTTTATATGCTTGATTATCAATGATTTACCAGCTCAACCCGGGTCGATATATGCATGGCCATGCATATGTTCGATTTCCCTACTTGGCACGCAATGCCGCTTCGTCCGCGCACCACAGCCATAAGGACCTTCACCCTCCACGAGACCGCTAACAGATCCGCCGATAGCAGCTCACTCGCAGTCGACCAAGGTCGCGCCGCGGTGCCTGCGGAAGGCATCGGGTAGGGCCCCGACCACATCCATCGCGGTCATCCCGTCCGCTCCACGCTCTTCAGCGGCGATATCACCGGCCAGACCGTGGATCCAAACACCGACAATGGCGGCGTCCGACGGGGAAAGTCCTTGTGCGAGGAGCCCGGTGATCAGGCCGGTCAGCACATCGCCCGTTCCCCCTTTGGCCATGCCGACGTTGCCCGTCGCATTATACAGGACCCGGCCATCTGCCAGGCAGATGGCCGTATTCGCTCCTTTCAGCACCACCACGCCCCGCCGCTTTTGTGCGAAGGAGGATGACTTTGCGATACGGTCCCGGGTATCCATGGCCGGTCCGAAGAGTCGATCCGCTTCTCCAGGATGCGGGGTGAGCACGGAGCCGGGAGGGAGCAACTCCAAGAGATCCGGCGACCCCGCCAGAATGTTGAGCGCATCTGCATCGAGCACCAGCGGCCAGGACGTGGTGCGCAGAACGTTCTTCAGCAGGAGCGCCGTCTCGTGGTGCAGACCGATACCTGGTCCGATGCCTACGGCCGACCACCGACCTGATGGAGGAGTGCCTCCGAGGTGATCTCCGTCCCCGAGTTCCAGCACCATGGCCTCTGGCACCGCGCTGTGCAGTGCCATGCCCATCTGCCGGGGAACGGTGACGGTGACAAGTCCTGCCCCGCTGCGAGCGGCTGCGGCCGTGGCCATGATCGCTGCGCCGAGATGCCCTGTCCCTCCGGCCATGAGCATGGCGTGACCGAACCTGCCCTTGTGCGCGGCTCTAGGGCGCTCAGGCAGGATGGCATCAATATCCGTGGCTTCCAACAGGAAGTGCAGGCTTCCGCACGATGCCACGGCATCGCGATCGAGGCCGATGTCGACCACGCGCCATTCGCCGCAATGACCCATGGATCCGGGTAGGAGCATGAAAGGCTTCGGCACCTGGAAGGTGCACGTCCATCGCGCGTGCACGATCGCTGAACGGTCCTCCGGGCCACCATCTGCGAAGGCGCCGGACGGAAGGTCGACCGCCACGACCGCTCCCTTCCGCGCGTTGAGCTCGCGCACCAGATGGAGGTAGTGGCCGGTCAATGGTCTGTTGAGGCCGGTCCCGAACAAGGCATCGATCACCAGTTCATCGTTCCGGAACGCAGGCAGCGTCCGGTCCGGACCGGAGAGGACATCCACGACGACCTCCCTTAGTCGCTTGAGGTTAAGTACATTATCAGGGGATGATCCTACGGGATCATAGGGACAGAGAACCCGCACCGGCCACTTCCGGGCCGCCAGGTGGCGGGCGATGGCCAGACCGTCGCCACCGTTGTTACCAGGGCCACAGATGACCAGAACGGGACGGGGAGCGGACCCAAGGACTTCGAGGAAGGCCTTCGTGAAGGCGAGCGCCGCTCGCTCCATCAGGTCCGTGCTCCGTATTGGTTCCCGTTCGGTCGTGAGCGCATCGACGCGTCGGACCTG
Proteins encoded in this region:
- a CDS encoding L,D-transpeptidase family protein, which gives rise to MISPGSGGSLVIGMALLCCGACEVVQVPSVSAEEEARTINAVFESPQDYTVRQLLAVELDSFLLAHPEHAVDSTAIRAFYRRRNWQYAWFINDSLSSAAGNFLNLVAANDSVLQRAFSHDALHALVDRIGDRRDSMPLTPTFMRHVELSLTAQFFRFADSKYSGLVQRDLRELDWFIPRRKKDLAQLLDSLVAGRMDLSPIEPLHPQYMALKRHLPALYGLRWMDRLPRVDLGTRRKLEPGDRDSAVVLIRERLSALGDLTWYDLSAAKEPALYDSTLESAVKVFQGRNGLLPDGVIGKGFMAQLNTRVADRIRTVLVNMERLRWVPERTAPDMLLVNIPEFRLHVHEGGRTIWSMDVVVGAEATSTVVFTDSLSRIVFSPTWSVPTSIVRNEVLPAMRRDPGYLARKGMKRVGGRDALPRIVQEPGPGNALGRVKFLFPNSYSIYLHDTPSKGAFARENRALSHGCVRLSDPRRLAAYLLRTDTSWTAERIEAAMDRKTELGVPVRPRLPVVIGYFTAWVDEDGRLNFRDDIYGHDARLARELFNEPTPADEHVVSATAVEAGP
- a CDS encoding murein L,D-transpeptidase catalytic domain family protein produces the protein MDEVVELHRSSGLEGLLALDAFRSAYEQACGQAPDARVLAIADMSRPSTEKRLVVIDLITGRTLLHTYVAHGQGTGELMAEVFGNEEGSHRTSLGLYRVGTEIVSPKHGQALLLHGLDKGVNDRALEREIIMHGADYVSEAFIAEHGRLGRSWGCPAVPRNTMSDLVRLLADGGLLYVHHPMAGALAAAR
- a CDS encoding glycosyltransferase; the protein is MRITYLSTFFPLRGGIAHFNERFAAELLGRGHTVRAITFSRQYPKLLFPGKTQEETGGAAGAAPIAAEVRVDSIGPWSWWRTGRSIRQDAPDVLLFKYWISFFAPCFWAIALLARGNRRTRAVYVVDNFIPHENRPGERLLRWLAFRRVDGCLVMSEAVEKDIRAAHPRLPIVRSPHPIYDNFGAMQDKGEARRRLKLPEDAVVALFFGYIRPYKGLDLLIEAFPAMAELDPRLHLVIAGECYEDEQRYRDLVKASPVAGRIHYFGDYIPNDAVATYFSAADVLVLPYRTATQSGIVQIAYHFERPCIVSDVGGLGEVVVDGATGYVVPATGGDALVEGMRRYLNGPKDMRQAIRQERRKYAWDAFAEALERLATLIR
- a CDS encoding SDR family oxidoreductase: MTDQAFVKVVLVTGGSSGIGAAICTRLAAEGHRVYGTGRKVDRQPHGYHLVAMDITDTASVQRGVEQVLREAGRIDVVVNNAGLGIQGPAEDIAPELALEVLNTNLMGAHRVCQAVLPGMRDRRRGLVIHITSLAANYGLPFRGFYSASKAALERYAEAQRMELAPFGVHVVTLQPGEYRTGIAAARARPTSIGAHYAEAYQRVMQVLDGGLHYSRDPDEVAVKVSRLMQRSSPYGVHFAAHGVQRLSVLLKKVLPSRLFERLMMRHYR
- a CDS encoding threonylcarbamoyl-AMP synthase; this encodes MIMLLQIHPRDPEPRKVRTIAEKLRDGAVVVCPTDTVYAFVCSPKHATAMERVARLKGVKPQRAELSLVCKDLSQAALFVRPIDTATFRLLKRALPGPYTFILPAGGDAPKLFQTNRRTIGFRIPDHPVALALVEELGHPLVAASVHDPDHVVDYTTDPERIAEHLGPQVDLVIDAGMGGLVGSTVIDLSGETPVVLRLGKGEVEGLI
- a CDS encoding glycosyltransferase family 2 protein, producing the protein MDLSIVVPLLNEHESLTPLAERLHAVLGAMSVDYEVILVDDGSTDGSWQVIRSLAAQDKRVKGIRLGRNYGKSPALNEGFKAATGRVVVTMDADLQDDPEEVPALYAMIDKEGYDLVSGWKKVRHDPLSKTIPTKLFNWATRLVSGVRLHDFNCGLKAYRAQVVKSIEVYGEMHRYIPFIAQREGFPRIGEKVVKHHPRRFGRTKFGLDRFINGFLDLMTIWFVFRFGRKPMHFFGALGTLMFVLGFTATAWLVGDKMWHVLHHQPARLVSDNALFYVALVAMVIGVQLFTVGFVAELVARNAPERGHHRIDDRVGL
- a CDS encoding glycosyltransferase family 9 protein, yielding MTLFRTDCRHFRGDVPCKPHKRHGVHCADCTHYDPIRQRVLIIKLGALGDVVRTTPLLTPLRERFPQAEIHWLTLSPEILPASVDLKLPFDLASLLVIEETTYDYAINLDKDREACALMARVKADEKHGFTWKDGRCAPVDERALHKFGTGVFDDLSRANTLSYLQEIFAIADFSFQGEEYVLDNHAAGRRAWDIDRARHVVGLNTGCGGRWTSRLWSEDRWTELARGLKRDGYEVVLLGGPPEHERNLRIAAASGATYFGHFDLQLFIDLLDQCDTVVTQVTMAMHLALGRHKNLVLMNNIFNRHEFELYGRGSVVEPSTGCECFYAPRCRRLDKGGHACMDDISAERVHDAVRACRPHRDLGA
- the fsa gene encoding fructose-6-phosphate aldolase, whose protein sequence is MKFFIDTASLAQIREAHALGVLDGVTTNPSLMAKEGITGDEQVLKHYVDICSIVDGDVSAEVISTDLSGMLAEGERLAALHPNITVKVPMTRDGVKAIKTFTGKGIKTNCTLVFSAGQALLAAKAGATYVSPFIGRLDDVSTDGIQLIEQIRTIFDNYGSTTQVLAASIRHPMHIVQCAEVGADVATCPLSAILALFDHPLTTIGLEKFLADHRKAQAMR
- a CDS encoding toxin-antitoxin system YwqK family antitoxin; protein product: MRSLALRALPPLLVAGSLAAQSPAPNRTYAQGRKQGPWARTWADSPQLRYSGQFKDDRPVGSFTYFATTGAVESIVDHDADGTAAHARHYHPNGRLMAEGRYVGQDKDSIWTYFGPDGRKRSSESWLKGLQHGEQLIWFDDGTLAERATYANGAQDGVHEQFFPGGQVKHRGTYVRGLGDGTFTWYHPNGVKEIEGRMVNGDRDGIWYHFLENGKVQVQLVYQQGRFIKDKKENGVFKEYCDDDQLRSEVTYVQGKLEGPFVEYHCNGTWVEEQLPADPALGGKPEVQRVLKGQSRKREGTYRNGSLNGTLTEYDASGRVLSRVEYLDGEPKASAP